A window from Neobacillus sp. PS3-40 encodes these proteins:
- a CDS encoding MetQ/NlpA family ABC transporter substrate-binding protein — MKKIGIAILIGLLLVLASCGKEEKSVDKKNITVGFGVGTYEEQFRKSILPILEDKGYKVNIKTFSQNMQVNPAMQEGSIDASIFQSTAYMEGVNKEQKTDMIGISFVPSAPQGLYSKNHKSLSEVKDGTTVAVPNDPVNQERAVRILEELGWVKVKSNTKTINFNLNSVEPNKYDIKLKVLDPAQILVSLADVDYGVVNGNYIANAGKKITDALKVENTPKQHRIIVSINKKNKNTKWAKDLKAAYESTKFEKYIKSQGKYDGFILPEAWGSN, encoded by the coding sequence GTGAAAAAAATAGGGATTGCTATTTTAATAGGTTTACTATTGGTACTCGCAAGCTGCGGAAAAGAGGAAAAATCAGTTGATAAAAAGAACATTACAGTTGGCTTTGGAGTGGGGACTTATGAGGAACAGTTCCGTAAAAGTATTTTGCCAATTTTAGAGGATAAGGGATATAAGGTAAATATCAAAACATTTTCCCAAAATATGCAGGTTAATCCGGCAATGCAAGAGGGTTCAATCGACGCTAGTATTTTCCAAAGTACAGCATATATGGAAGGGGTTAATAAAGAGCAAAAGACGGATATGATAGGAATTTCCTTTGTCCCTAGTGCCCCTCAAGGTCTGTATTCTAAAAATCATAAATCGCTTAGTGAGGTCAAAGATGGTACAACGGTAGCGGTTCCAAATGATCCAGTAAATCAAGAACGAGCAGTAAGGATTTTAGAAGAACTTGGTTGGGTGAAAGTAAAATCAAATACAAAGACAATAAATTTTAACCTAAATAGTGTTGAGCCAAATAAATACGATATTAAATTAAAGGTTTTGGATCCAGCTCAAATTTTGGTGTCACTTGCAGATGTTGATTACGGTGTTGTGAATGGGAATTATATTGCCAATGCTGGTAAAAAAATTACCGATGCATTGAAAGTTGAAAATACACCTAAACAGCATCGAATTATCGTATCTATAAATAAGAAGAATAAAAATACAAAATGGGCAAAAGACTTAAAAGCAGCATATGAATCCACCAAGTTTGAAAAGTATATTAAGTCTCAGGGAAAATACGATGGTTTCATTCTTCCAGAAGCATGGGGAAGCAATTAG
- a CDS encoding MarR family transcriptional regulator, whose product MSSKVEQIAANWIQLLPQFYNSMNKTNASPKKQSELTHLQFHILEELFQEKAGISMTQLAKNISISKQQLTPLINKLEELDFVVKVQDNSDKRVMKLNLSKEGSRIVSKRWEEFHAVLCDRLSNLSGEDLIDLDYAISKLNRILNKIE is encoded by the coding sequence ATGTCTTCAAAGGTTGAACAAATTGCCGCAAATTGGATTCAGCTTCTTCCTCAGTTTTATAATTCAATGAACAAAACCAATGCGAGTCCGAAAAAGCAATCGGAGTTGACTCATTTGCAGTTTCATATTTTAGAGGAATTGTTCCAGGAAAAAGCAGGTATTTCTATGACTCAACTAGCCAAAAATATTAGTATCTCCAAGCAGCAACTAACTCCCTTAATTAACAAATTAGAGGAATTAGATTTTGTTGTAAAAGTTCAAGATAATTCTGATAAACGTGTGATGAAATTGAATTTGTCGAAGGAGGGAAGTAGGATTGTCAGTAAACGGTGGGAAGAATTCCACGCGGTATTATGTGATCGGCTCTCAAACTTAAGTGGGGAGGATCTAATTGATTTGGATTATGCTATTTCTAAACTAAATCGAATCCTAAATAAGATAGAGTAG
- a CDS encoding VOC family protein codes for MMTTLNWDHTVHYINDLETAIKTFKDNKLVAFKGGSHKKWGTYNALSYFGLTYIEFLGIEDQNLAEKSIGVNCVVKDAVTLLPERETMLRIAIRTDDIDATAASLKEQGLTLSAIIDGSRLDKRGQLIEWRMMTIEENFQDLVYPFIIQWKGTDSERLESLTDFGVITPHPAGDVTLESAVFFVSDPIITAAHWQSLFNLSIEESDETSVILGIGDKSFIFKKGNDNQLKQLIFKTEVQELKGKIISIGDGEYLFDAQETQKKVII; via the coding sequence ATGATGACAACATTAAATTGGGATCATACCGTTCATTATATAAATGATTTGGAAACAGCAATAAAGACCTTTAAGGATAATAAACTAGTGGCCTTCAAAGGTGGCTCACATAAAAAATGGGGTACATATAATGCCCTTAGTTATTTTGGGTTAACCTACATTGAATTTTTAGGAATTGAAGACCAAAATTTGGCGGAAAAATCAATTGGGGTCAACTGTGTGGTTAAAGATGCCGTAACTTTATTGCCAGAACGTGAAACGATGCTACGAATTGCAATTCGTACAGATGATATTGATGCTACGGCGGCATCATTGAAGGAACAAGGCCTTACCTTGTCTGCCATTATTGATGGAAGTCGTTTGGATAAACGTGGTCAGCTAATTGAATGGCGTATGATGACGATTGAGGAAAACTTCCAGGATCTCGTTTATCCATTTATTATTCAATGGAAGGGAACTGATTCAGAACGATTAGAAAGCCTCACTGACTTCGGGGTAATTACTCCCCACCCGGCTGGTGATGTTACGCTAGAAAGTGCAGTCTTTTTTGTTTCAGATCCAATTATCACTGCAGCGCACTGGCAATCGTTATTTAATCTATCAATTGAGGAATCTGATGAAACTTCTGTCATACTCGGTATTGGCGATAAGTCTTTTATTTTTAAAAAGGGAAATGATAATCAGTTAAAGCAATTGATCTTTAAAACTGAAGTTCAGGAATTAAAAGGCAAGATTATTAGTATTGGTGATGGCGAATATCTATTTGATGCCCAAGAAACGCAGAAAAAAGTGATCATATAA
- a CDS encoding pyridoxamine 5'-phosphate oxidase family protein: MLTEKFFEVINQEGVTSIVSWGGNEAHVVNTWNSYINVTDDKRVLIPAAGMYSIEEDVKENNKVKITVGSKDVQGTYGMGAGFRIEGTANFLTTGAEYEMMKGKFPFLSRVLEITVEFAKQTL; the protein is encoded by the coding sequence ATGCTTACAGAAAAATTTTTCGAAGTGATCAATCAAGAAGGAGTTACTTCTATCGTGTCCTGGGGGGGAAATGAGGCCCATGTTGTTAACACTTGGAATTCATATATCAATGTAACAGATGATAAAAGAGTTCTTATCCCTGCAGCAGGAATGTACAGTATTGAAGAAGATGTTAAGGAAAATAATAAAGTTAAGATAACCGTTGGAAGCAAGGATGTCCAAGGTACTTACGGTATGGGCGCTGGCTTTAGAATTGAAGGAACCGCTAATTTCCTTACAACTGGCGCGGAATACGAAATGATGAAGGGTAAATTCCCATTTTTAAGCAGGGTTCTTGAAATTACAGTTGAATTTGCTAAACAAACTTTATAA
- a CDS encoding uracil/xanthine transporter: MRQLLTSTTILAAFQWLFFIFANTFVIPISIGTAFHLTPEVIAVTMRISFIFTGTACILQGLIGHRFSLMEGHGGLWWGLMIGLAASAPSVGISYTTLGGGLATGILLSGIVIILLGLLNWVHLIQKLFTPMVMTVYLFLLSIQLTFIFFNGMIKVTGKGNIDIPVTLFSLFLVFIVIFISIKGKGMISNFAILIGIIIGWGFYVLLFGANKSAESAAFAHLTLFPLGKPNFEVGIVIIGFIGGLLSLSNSFTSIYAAESLYKQSLSKKGTRNSLILTGFYGCLTAFFGLVPFATYTSSIGFLESTRILDRKPFILAGALVTLLGIISPFGSFLASMPITVGNAVLFVAYIQMFGTTLKGIKDFQFNSKTIYRIAIPVLIGVCIMNMSPTLFSNLPMYIRPLLSNGLLMGILLSIFLDKLVVWSKYD; encoded by the coding sequence ATGCGACAATTATTGACATCAACGACCATCCTCGCCGCATTTCAATGGCTGTTTTTTATTTTTGCTAATACTTTTGTTATCCCGATTTCAATTGGAACTGCTTTTCATTTAACCCCAGAAGTTATTGCAGTTACAATGCGAATTTCATTTATTTTTACAGGGACAGCTTGTATTCTGCAAGGATTGATTGGACATCGTTTCTCATTGATGGAAGGCCATGGCGGACTTTGGTGGGGACTAATGATCGGCTTAGCTGCCTCGGCTCCTTCGGTTGGAATTAGCTATACAACCCTTGGAGGCGGCTTGGCAACTGGAATTCTGTTGTCTGGCATTGTGATTATTTTATTAGGCTTGCTAAATTGGGTCCATTTGATTCAAAAATTGTTTACACCAATGGTCATGACTGTTTACTTATTTTTATTATCCATACAACTAACCTTTATCTTTTTTAATGGAATGATTAAGGTAACAGGTAAAGGGAATATCGACATACCTGTTACCTTGTTTTCTCTCTTCCTTGTTTTTATTGTTATTTTTATCAGCATTAAAGGAAAAGGGATGATAAGTAACTTCGCCATTTTAATAGGAATTATTATCGGGTGGGGTTTTTATGTTTTACTATTTGGAGCAAACAAGTCGGCAGAAAGTGCGGCATTCGCCCATTTAACTTTATTTCCATTAGGTAAACCTAATTTTGAAGTCGGAATTGTCATTATTGGTTTTATAGGTGGATTACTAAGCTTATCAAATAGCTTTACATCTATATATGCTGCAGAATCTTTATATAAACAATCTTTATCTAAAAAAGGGACAAGAAATTCCCTTATATTGACTGGTTTTTATGGTTGTCTCACAGCCTTTTTTGGCTTAGTTCCATTTGCAACTTATACCTCTTCAATCGGGTTTTTAGAAAGCACTCGAATATTGGATAGGAAACCCTTTATCCTAGCGGGGGCACTCGTTACATTACTCGGGATTATTTCACCTTTTGGATCCTTTTTAGCATCGATGCCGATAACAGTTGGGAATGCTGTTTTATTTGTAGCATATATCCAAATGTTTGGCACTACATTAAAGGGGATAAAGGATTTTCAATTTAACTCCAAAACCATTTATCGAATCGCAATTCCTGTTTTAATAGGCGTATGTATCATGAATATGTCACCCACCTTATTTTCCAATTTACCAATGTATATTCGCCCACTCTTAAGTAATGGCTTACTAATGGGGATCTTACTTTCAATTTTTCTTGATAAATTGGTTGTATGGTCAAAATACGATTAA
- a CDS encoding amidase, protein MDKVIYSALDGVDLANLVKKKQVSPKELVEASFNRLDEVNPTLNAVIRTRKEIVMKEIEQLQISEQPFAGVPIVLKDISQAIEGEPLTSGSKLFIDHLARRDSNFVARLRRAGFLFIGHTNTPEFGLKNITEPVVHGATRNPWNPDYSPGGSSGGSAASVASGIVPIAGASDGGGSIRIPASFTGLFGLKPTRGRTPVGPGVGRQWQGASIDFALSRTVRDSAALLDVLQIIQPEAAFQTPLFAGSYLGELNKHHNRKFRVAFTTESPVGTPVSEEAKFAVYKTVKWLEEQGHLVEEQGNHVDGMRLMENYYIMNCGEMAGMVDSIEKTMGRAITVNDMEIVAWVLTTTGKHVSAAEFTQSIAEWDVAAAQMAEFHQTYDLYVTPATASAAPKIKELTHTEKEIAELLKVDDLTKSEQQQLVYDMFEASLTYTPFTQLANLTGQPAMSVPVHLTKASLPLGVQIMAPKGKEDWLLQIASQMEHSDLWVGMKGNPMFPLI, encoded by the coding sequence ATGGATAAGGTAATATATTCAGCACTTGATGGGGTAGATTTAGCAAATTTAGTTAAAAAGAAACAAGTTTCCCCGAAAGAATTGGTTGAGGCTTCTTTCAATCGACTAGATGAGGTAAATCCTACCTTAAATGCAGTAATCCGAACAAGAAAAGAAATCGTTATGAAAGAAATAGAACAGTTGCAAATTAGTGAGCAGCCATTTGCAGGCGTTCCGATTGTTTTAAAGGATATCTCTCAAGCAATAGAGGGGGAACCGTTAACTTCGGGGTCAAAATTATTTATTGATCATCTGGCGAGGAGAGATTCGAATTTTGTCGCACGCCTTCGCCGAGCAGGTTTTTTATTTATTGGACATACGAATACACCCGAATTCGGTTTAAAAAATATAACGGAGCCGGTAGTTCACGGAGCTACCAGAAATCCATGGAATCCGGATTATTCACCAGGTGGCTCAAGTGGTGGTTCTGCTGCAAGTGTTGCATCAGGAATCGTCCCGATTGCAGGAGCAAGTGATGGAGGTGGATCAATACGAATACCTGCATCATTTACAGGTCTATTTGGTCTAAAGCCGACAAGAGGTAGAACACCTGTAGGCCCTGGGGTAGGCCGCCAATGGCAAGGAGCATCGATTGATTTTGCATTATCGCGTACGGTTCGGGATAGTGCAGCCCTTTTGGATGTCTTACAAATTATTCAACCTGAAGCAGCATTTCAAACACCCTTATTTGCTGGTAGTTATCTGGGCGAACTAAACAAGCATCATAATCGGAAATTTAGAGTAGCGTTTACAACCGAATCTCCTGTAGGGACACCTGTTAGTGAGGAAGCGAAGTTCGCGGTATATAAAACGGTTAAGTGGCTTGAGGAACAAGGGCATTTGGTAGAAGAACAAGGTAATCATGTTGACGGAATGCGATTAATGGAAAATTACTATATTATGAATTGTGGTGAAATGGCAGGAATGGTGGATTCCATCGAAAAGACAATGGGACGAGCCATTACAGTTAATGATATGGAAATTGTTGCGTGGGTGTTAACTACTACAGGAAAACATGTTTCCGCTGCTGAATTTACACAAAGTATTGCAGAATGGGATGTGGCCGCTGCCCAAATGGCAGAGTTTCACCAAACGTATGACTTATATGTAACGCCAGCGACAGCAAGCGCTGCTCCAAAAATAAAAGAACTTACACATACGGAAAAAGAAATTGCAGAATTATTAAAAGTAGACGATTTAACAAAATCAGAACAACAACAACTTGTTTATGACATGTTTGAGGCTAGTTTAACCTATACACCGTTTACACAATTAGCCAATTTAACAGGGCAGCCAGCCATGAGTGTTCCAGTTCATCTAACAAAAGCAAGCCTCCCACTTGGTGTTCAAATTATGGCACCAAAAGGTAAGGAGGACTGGTTATTACAAATAGCTAGCCAAATGGAACACTCTGATTTATGGGTTGGAATGAAAGGAAATCCGATGTTTCCTCTGATATAA
- a CDS encoding DUF4084 domain-containing protein yields the protein MKKTMSHKIAVSILCLHIIAFLAWLELFKKHDWLLILGSDLFQTSAPLISALWLFNRYRKENGRNRNFWLLLCFSMLSYTIAMLIWMFYEIYLRVTPPFPGIQDLFWILTPIIGLLAFNELILKTNTSKVFQHIYDALIVISVTTSISWEFIIKPILEQSADHGILYKIVYAGYPISELALFFGLISIFNSRNIKLASKFFFLIIVGQFCFIVADTVYLFLVSQNMYSSSNPIAVLWNLGLLLIGISSYYSNENIVEIQMNINKHKTNYLREVRLWLPYLSVFILFLITIYDEKKINSLVVGSSISIFLIIFRQIFTRVHNEVLVGKLKELNIELDEQVQLRTKELVEKNEQLEESISNVEYLAYHDLLSGLSNRRYFEKQLSGALNEAKAKNEEMAILFLDLDRFKVINDTLNHSIGDILLQHVAKRLKACIDDKGIICRQGGDEFIILLPEGDRTKVILMVEKIVESLNNIFLIEGHELFITTSIGISFFPDHGEEVGVLIRRADVAMYSVKNEGKNNYKIFTPDMKDSFNRRLTIENGLRKATEQDEFLIYYQPKLELKTNKIVGMEALIRWNHPEMGMVPPDDFISIAEETGLINKIGAWVLQMACWQTKLWQEEGLKDLSVSVNVSAIQFMQKDLYQQVNEALTVTELDPKYLELEVTESIMQNVQHASFVLERLKQLGVKISLDDFGSGYSSLTQIRHLPFDTLKIDKTFIDDIVTSLKDQAIVKTIIELGKNLGLTVVAEGVEDVEQLEYLRENGCDRIQGYIIGRPLPKQEFESKIRQNIIYK from the coding sequence ATGAAAAAAACAATGTCTCATAAAATTGCAGTATCTATTTTGTGTTTACATATAATAGCCTTTTTAGCTTGGTTAGAGCTATTTAAAAAACATGATTGGCTACTAATCTTAGGAAGCGATTTATTCCAAACGTCGGCTCCTTTAATTTCAGCTTTATGGTTATTCAATAGGTACAGAAAAGAAAATGGTAGAAATAGGAATTTTTGGTTGCTGCTTTGTTTTTCCATGCTTAGCTATACGATTGCAATGCTTATCTGGATGTTCTATGAAATTTATTTAAGGGTAACACCGCCGTTTCCGGGAATCCAAGATCTTTTTTGGATACTAACTCCCATAATAGGCCTACTTGCATTTAATGAACTTATTTTAAAAACAAATACATCTAAGGTTTTCCAACATATTTATGATGCATTAATTGTTATTTCGGTTACCACCTCAATAAGTTGGGAATTTATTATCAAACCCATTTTAGAGCAATCCGCTGATCATGGAATTCTATATAAAATTGTTTATGCAGGGTACCCTATATCAGAATTGGCACTTTTTTTCGGTCTTATCAGTATATTTAACTCAAGAAACATCAAATTAGCGTCAAAATTCTTTTTCCTTATAATAGTGGGTCAATTTTGTTTTATAGTAGCAGATACTGTGTATCTATTTTTGGTATCACAAAATATGTACTCAAGTAGCAACCCAATTGCAGTACTTTGGAATTTGGGATTACTTTTAATTGGTATTTCCTCTTATTATTCGAATGAAAATATAGTGGAAATACAAATGAATATAAATAAACATAAGACTAATTATCTCCGTGAAGTAAGATTATGGCTTCCCTATTTAAGTGTGTTTATTCTGTTTCTCATCACGATCTATGATGAGAAGAAAATCAACAGTTTAGTAGTAGGGTCTTCTATTTCTATTTTTCTTATTATTTTCCGACAAATATTTACTAGGGTTCATAACGAAGTATTAGTAGGAAAGCTCAAAGAGTTAAATATAGAATTAGATGAGCAGGTCCAACTTAGAACAAAGGAATTAGTTGAGAAAAATGAACAACTTGAAGAATCCATCTCAAATGTAGAATATCTCGCCTATCATGATCTTTTATCAGGCTTGTCTAATCGACGCTATTTTGAAAAGCAGCTTAGTGGGGCATTGAATGAGGCAAAAGCAAAAAATGAAGAGATGGCCATTCTTTTTTTAGACTTAGACAGGTTTAAAGTTATTAATGATACACTAAATCATTCTATTGGAGACATCTTACTACAACATGTGGCGAAACGCCTTAAAGCCTGTATAGATGATAAAGGAATCATTTGCAGGCAAGGTGGAGATGAGTTTATTATTCTGTTACCTGAAGGAGACCGAACAAAGGTAATCTTAATGGTAGAAAAAATAGTAGAATCCTTAAATAATATTTTTCTGATTGAGGGGCATGAATTGTTTATTACTACAAGTATCGGGATAAGTTTTTTCCCAGATCATGGCGAAGAAGTGGGCGTGTTAATCAGAAGAGCAGATGTAGCGATGTATTCTGTAAAAAATGAAGGGAAAAATAACTATAAAATTTTCACACCTGACATGAAAGACTCATTTAACAGGAGATTAACGATTGAGAATGGTTTAAGGAAAGCTACGGAACAGGATGAATTTTTAATTTACTATCAACCAAAGCTAGAATTAAAGACAAACAAAATAGTAGGAATGGAAGCTCTTATTCGTTGGAATCACCCAGAAATGGGGATGGTTCCTCCAGATGATTTTATATCAATTGCTGAGGAAACAGGACTGATCAATAAGATTGGAGCTTGGGTTTTGCAAATGGCTTGCTGGCAAACAAAATTATGGCAAGAAGAAGGTCTAAAGGATCTATCTGTTTCGGTTAATGTTTCTGCAATTCAATTCATGCAAAAGGATCTGTACCAGCAAGTAAATGAAGCTCTTACTGTTACGGAGCTTGATCCAAAATATCTCGAGTTAGAAGTAACAGAAAGCATCATGCAAAATGTACAACATGCTTCCTTCGTTTTAGAAAGATTAAAACAACTAGGTGTGAAAATATCTTTAGATGATTTTGGATCAGGCTATTCCTCCTTAACACAAATAAGACATCTTCCATTTGACACTCTTAAAATTGATAAAACCTTTATAGACGATATTGTCACTAGTTTAAAAGATCAGGCAATTGTAAAAACAATCATAGAATTAGGGAAAAATTTAGGATTAACAGTTGTTGCAGAAGGTGTAGAAGATGTAGAGCAATTAGAATATCTCAGGGAAAATGGATGTGATCGAATTCAGGGATATATCATCGGTCGCCCATTACCAAAACAAGAGTTTGAAAGTAAAATAAGACAAAACATAATATACAAGTGA
- a CDS encoding tellurite resistance/C4-dicarboxylate transporter family protein: MIHFIRRTAENLFSGYFSLVMATGALSIASHLLGMEPISKSLLYFNIVAYMLLWFFTIFRLINYFPRVIADLTSHSNGPGFFTLVAGTCMFGSQLIVVANNHTVATFLWGLGILLWIIVMYTFFTAVTVGKHKPTLGKGINGAWLIAAVATQSVSVLGTLLSSFIGSGREIVLFFTLCMYLLGCMLYLNIITLIFYRFTFLEFKYAALTPPYWINMGAVAITTLAGSTLMLHAKNWPFLVDMLPFLKGFTLFFWITGTWWIPLLFILMIWRHLYHHYPLTYDPQFWGMAFPIAMYTTSTFQLAKALSLPFLIGIPRVMVFVAMAAWGIVFFGLLHHLYQEIKNNGKLPGNVTKTKS, from the coding sequence ATGATTCACTTTATTAGGCGCACAGCAGAAAATCTTTTTTCAGGCTATTTCTCATTAGTAATGGCTACAGGGGCATTGTCGATTGCCTCTCATTTGCTTGGAATGGAGCCAATTTCAAAGAGTTTATTGTATTTTAATATCGTTGCATACATGTTGTTGTGGTTTTTTACTATTTTCCGTCTGATTAACTACTTTCCTCGAGTCATAGCGGATTTGACAAGCCATTCAAACGGCCCAGGATTTTTCACCTTGGTTGCGGGAACCTGTATGTTTGGAAGCCAGTTGATCGTTGTAGCCAATAATCATACAGTTGCTACCTTTCTATGGGGTCTTGGAATTCTTTTGTGGATTATTGTTATGTACACCTTTTTCACAGCGGTTACAGTAGGGAAACACAAACCTACTCTTGGTAAAGGGATTAACGGGGCATGGTTAATTGCTGCGGTTGCCACACAGTCTGTTTCCGTTCTTGGTACATTGTTATCATCCTTTATTGGAAGTGGACGTGAAATCGTTCTATTTTTCACCTTATGCATGTATTTGCTAGGCTGTATGTTATATCTAAATATTATTACGCTAATCTTCTACAGATTTACTTTCTTAGAGTTTAAGTACGCTGCACTTACTCCTCCATATTGGATCAATATGGGAGCAGTGGCGATTACGACATTAGCGGGATCGACCCTTATGCTGCATGCTAAGAATTGGCCTTTTCTCGTGGATATGCTGCCCTTCTTAAAAGGATTTACATTATTTTTCTGGATTACAGGCACATGGTGGATTCCATTGCTGTTTATTCTTATGATTTGGCGACATCTCTATCACCATTACCCGTTGACATATGATCCTCAATTTTGGGGAATGGCGTTCCCGATTGCTATGTACACAACGAGTACGTTCCAGCTTGCCAAAGCGTTATCTCTTCCATTTCTTATCGGTATCCCGCGAGTGATGGTGTTTGTTGCAATGGCAGCGTGGGGAATCGTGTTTTTTGGGTTACTCCACCACCTCTATCAAGAAATTAAAAATAATGGTAAGTTACCGGGAAATGTAACAAAAACAAAAAGCTAA
- a CDS encoding pyrroline-5-carboxylate reductase, producing MKKKRIHFIGGGQMAEAIIRASVSNQTVAADYISITDIDESRIRLLSRTYGTKDDISQETALADANLIVIAVRPQDDLAAVGRNIQQFAKQDTAILSIVAGVTIEKLAGYIGDGRPIIRCIPNTLTDTGFGYSGVALNAYASKEQVEDFLNGFGKVQYLDESLIDIFTGFGVAGPNYVYYFIESFADAGVLAGLSREQAWQVALENVAGAVVMLQQSGRHPRQLLDSNNSAGGVGIHALYELNNSDFAAGLQRSVLAAVKRTTQLGRDHE from the coding sequence GTGAAAAAGAAACGAATTCATTTTATCGGTGGTGGTCAAATGGCTGAAGCCATCATCCGTGCTAGTGTATCCAATCAGACAGTTGCAGCTGACTATATCAGCATTACAGATATCGACGAAAGTCGCATCCGGCTTTTAAGCAGGACTTATGGTACCAAAGATGATATCTCACAAGAGACTGCACTTGCGGATGCAAATCTCATTGTAATTGCGGTTCGTCCACAGGATGATTTGGCCGCAGTGGGACGGAATATTCAACAATTCGCTAAGCAAGATACGGCAATCCTATCGATTGTTGCCGGAGTGACAATTGAAAAGCTTGCGGGCTATATAGGGGATGGGCGTCCGATCATCCGCTGTATTCCAAACACTTTGACCGATACTGGGTTTGGATATAGTGGGGTGGCACTGAATGCCTATGCATCTAAAGAACAGGTTGAGGATTTCTTAAATGGTTTTGGGAAGGTTCAATATTTGGATGAATCCCTCATTGATATTTTTACTGGTTTTGGTGTTGCTGGTCCGAACTATGTTTATTATTTCATTGAATCGTTTGCAGATGCAGGCGTACTTGCAGGCCTATCTAGGGAACAAGCATGGCAGGTTGCTCTCGAAAATGTTGCTGGTGCGGTCGTGATGCTGCAACAAAGTGGGCGCCATCCACGGCAATTACTCGATAGTAATAACTCAGCGGGTGGCGTAGGCATTCATGCCCTTTATGAATTAAATAACAGTGACTTTGCGGCTGGTCTACAAAGAAGTGTACTTGCGGCTGTTAAGCGAACAACTCAATTAGGTAGGGATCATGAATGA
- the pepT gene encoding peptidase T gives MKRFTSYVKVDTQSNESSETCPSTSGQLTLGNILVEELKTIGMESVTIDANGYVMATLPATTEKQVPTIGFLAHIDTATDFTGKNVNPQIIENYDGKDIVLNDSLHIVMSQKDFPQLPEYIGHTLITTDGTTLLGADNKAGIAEIMTAMDHLIQHPEIKHGKIRVAFTPDEEIGRGPHKFDVGAFGAKYAYTVDGGPLGELEYESFNAASAKITIKGRNIHPGSAKNKMVNSAKIAMEFNKRLPVEEAPEFTEGYAGFYHLISIYGDVEQTKLNYIIRDFDRENFNARKNTIESLVNEFKGTYGADNIILEMKDQYFNMREKIEPVKEIVDMAQEVMESLDIKPLIKPIRGGTDGSQLSYMGMPTPNIFTGGENFHGKFEFISVDNMLKAVDVVIGIAKLVEQRA, from the coding sequence ATGAAACGTTTTACTTCTTACGTAAAAGTGGATACACAGTCTAATGAGAGCAGTGAGACTTGCCCTTCCACTTCTGGACAGCTAACTCTTGGCAACATCTTAGTAGAAGAATTAAAAACCATTGGAATGGAATCGGTTACAATTGATGCAAATGGTTATGTAATGGCAACACTTCCTGCTACCACTGAAAAGCAAGTACCAACCATTGGATTTTTAGCCCATATTGATACAGCAACTGATTTTACTGGTAAAAATGTTAACCCACAAATCATCGAAAACTATGACGGAAAAGATATCGTTTTAAATGATTCCTTACATATTGTGATGTCTCAAAAGGACTTCCCGCAATTACCTGAATATATTGGCCATACATTAATTACTACGGACGGCACCACACTGCTTGGTGCGGACAATAAAGCAGGTATTGCTGAAATTATGACTGCCATGGACCATTTGATTCAGCATCCTGAAATCAAGCATGGCAAAATTAGAGTGGCTTTCACACCAGATGAGGAAATTGGAAGGGGCCCGCATAAATTTGACGTTGGAGCATTTGGTGCTAAGTATGCTTACACAGTTGATGGAGGTCCACTTGGCGAACTAGAATACGAAAGCTTTAACGCTGCTTCCGCAAAGATTACTATTAAAGGCCGCAATATTCACCCCGGATCTGCCAAAAACAAGATGGTAAACTCCGCCAAAATCGCAATGGAATTTAACAAAAGATTGCCTGTTGAGGAAGCACCTGAGTTTACAGAAGGATACGCGGGATTTTATCATTTAATTTCGATATATGGCGATGTTGAACAAACAAAGCTAAATTATATTATCAGGGATTTTGATAGAGAAAACTTCAATGCTAGAAAAAACACTATTGAAAGCCTAGTAAATGAGTTTAAAGGAACATACGGAGCAGACAATATCATCCTTGAAATGAAAGATCAATATTTCAATATGAGAGAAAAGATTGAGCCTGTTAAAGAAATTGTTGATATGGCCCAAGAGGTAATGGAAAGTTTGGATATCAAGCCATTAATCAAACCAATCCGTGGCGGAACAGACGGCTCACAGCTTTCTTACATGGGAATGCCAACACCAAATATTTTTACAGGTGGAGAAAACTTCCACGGTAAGTTCGAGTTTATTTCTGTTGATAATATGTTAAAAGCAGTTGATGTAGTCATTGGAATTGCTAAGCTTGTTGAGCAAAGAGCTTAA